The Acidimicrobiales bacterium genome window below encodes:
- the gcvPA gene encoding aminomethyl-transferring glycine dehydrogenase subunit GcvPA → MGDFVPHTEAEIAQMLADIGLESLDQLFEVVPEALRLAGGLAVAPGMPEADVLAEMGRLASKNKVGSDLICFAGGGAYDHDIASATTRLAFRSEFVTAYTPYQPEVAQGVLQALFEYQTLVSRLAGLPIANASLYDGASAAVEAVNLAAAATRRQTIWVSGGLHPHWRSVLQTFAVGTGHHLVDVPLRSGLTDWSAPPEGGEEPAALLVASPNYLGAIEDVRAARAAADRHGALLLAAIDPVSAGLLRSAGEDGADVVVGEGQPFGTPLSFGGPYLGLFACGMDQVRRLPGRLVGQTLDTEGRRAYVTTLRAREQDIRREKASSNVCTNQTLIAVACMIQMSWLGTAGLRELALRCARGTRYAREAVTAIPGVELLATAPTMREFAVSLPVPAPTVVGRMAEEGFLAGVPVGIEGGIVQDGGDALLIAVTEKRTKEEIDSFVSALEKAVR, encoded by the coding sequence TTGGGTGACTTCGTCCCGCACACGGAGGCCGAGATCGCGCAGATGCTCGCGGATATCGGTCTCGAATCCTTGGACCAGTTGTTCGAAGTGGTGCCCGAGGCGCTCCGCCTCGCCGGCGGCCTCGCGGTAGCGCCCGGGATGCCGGAGGCCGACGTCCTGGCCGAAATGGGCAGGCTCGCCTCTAAGAACAAGGTCGGCTCCGACCTGATCTGCTTCGCCGGCGGCGGGGCGTACGACCACGACATCGCGTCGGCGACGACCCGGCTCGCCTTCCGGTCGGAGTTCGTCACCGCCTACACGCCCTACCAGCCCGAGGTGGCTCAAGGGGTGCTCCAGGCTCTCTTCGAGTACCAGACCCTCGTGTCGCGCCTGGCCGGTCTTCCTATCGCCAACGCCTCCCTCTACGACGGCGCCAGCGCAGCGGTCGAAGCCGTCAACCTCGCCGCAGCCGCGACACGACGCCAGACCATCTGGGTCAGCGGCGGGCTGCATCCACACTGGCGCTCCGTGCTGCAGACGTTCGCCGTCGGCACGGGCCACCACCTGGTCGATGTTCCTCTGCGAAGCGGCTTGACGGACTGGTCCGCGCCACCCGAGGGGGGGGAGGAGCCCGCCGCGTTGCTGGTGGCCTCGCCCAACTACCTGGGCGCGATCGAGGACGTCCGCGCAGCGCGTGCAGCCGCCGACCGGCACGGAGCTCTCCTGCTCGCGGCGATCGACCCGGTGTCCGCCGGCCTGCTGCGAAGCGCGGGCGAGGACGGCGCCGACGTGGTCGTGGGGGAGGGGCAGCCCTTCGGGACCCCGCTCTCGTTCGGCGGCCCCTACCTCGGTCTGTTCGCTTGCGGGATGGACCAGGTGCGGCGCCTTCCCGGGCGGCTCGTCGGCCAGACGCTCGACACCGAGGGCCGGCGCGCGTACGTGACGACACTCCGGGCGAGGGAGCAGGACATCCGCCGCGAGAAGGCGTCGTCGAACGTCTGCACCAACCAGACCCTCATCGCCGTGGCGTGCATGATCCAGATGTCCTGGCTCGGCACCGCCGGCCTCAGGGAGCTCGCCCTTCGCTGCGCACGGGGCACCCGCTACGCCCGCGAGGCCGTGACCGCCATCCCGGGGGTGGAGCTGCTCGCGACCGCTCCCACGATGCGCGAGTTCGCGGTGTCGCTGCCGGTTCCGGCCCCGACAGTGGTGGGGCGCATGGCAGAGGAAGGGTTCCTCGCCGGAGTGCCTGTCGGTATCGAAGGAGGCATCGTGCAAGACGGCGGCGACGCGTTGCTGATAGCGGTCACCGAGAAGCGAACCAAGGAGGAGATCGACTCGTTTGTGTCCGCTCTCGAAAAGGCGGTGAGGTGA
- the gcvPB gene encoding aminomethyl-transferring glycine dehydrogenase subunit GcvPB: MSPAPGGKASSAPVVGRDHEPTIFEYSSPGRRSASFRTTGVPEWDADELVPAQHLRAEPIGLTEVSERDLVAHVTRLTHRQYSVDLGAYPLGSCTMKYNPKLCDDAASLPGLAAAHPATPEHLVQGWLELLWSLADTLCRITGMAAATLQPPAGAAGELTGLLLMRAYHASKGETRHKVIIPDSAHGTNPASVTLGGYETVTVPSDRRGLVDLDELRSRLDDDVAGIMLTNPNTLGLFEEDIAQIAGAVHEVGGLLYYDGANLNAILGVTRPGDMGFDIVHMNLHKTFAVPHGGGGPGAGPVAVSPRLSDFLPGPLAIRRDDGTFGWDTPARSIGRIHSWHGNALALARAWSYILANGGDGLRRVAEGAVLNANWLRHRLRGVYDLPYDRPNMHEFVASTTSLKKQKGLRALDVGKRLLEEGFHAPTVYFPLIVEEALMIEPTETESPQTLEALADALIRIAADPPGEGAAAPRTTPVGRVDEARAARTLLPTWDAVVEAG, encoded by the coding sequence ATGTCGCCCGCGCCCGGCGGTAAGGCGTCGAGCGCGCCGGTCGTAGGCCGCGACCACGAGCCGACGATCTTCGAGTACTCCAGTCCGGGCCGGCGGTCCGCGTCGTTCCGGACCACCGGCGTCCCCGAGTGGGACGCGGACGAACTCGTCCCGGCGCAGCACCTCCGGGCCGAACCGATCGGCCTGACCGAGGTGTCCGAGCGGGATCTCGTGGCGCACGTGACCCGTCTCACCCACCGGCAGTACTCGGTGGATCTGGGTGCCTACCCGCTCGGGTCCTGCACCATGAAGTACAACCCCAAGCTCTGCGACGATGCCGCGTCGCTGCCCGGTCTTGCCGCGGCGCACCCCGCAACACCCGAGCATCTCGTGCAGGGGTGGTTGGAGCTGTTGTGGTCGCTCGCCGACACGCTCTGCCGTATCACCGGCATGGCGGCCGCCACCCTCCAACCACCGGCGGGCGCGGCCGGGGAGCTCACCGGCCTTCTGCTCATGCGCGCTTACCACGCGTCCAAAGGCGAGACCCGCCACAAGGTGATAATCCCCGACTCGGCGCACGGCACCAACCCGGCGTCGGTCACCCTCGGGGGGTACGAGACGGTCACCGTCCCGTCGGACCGCAGAGGCCTCGTGGATCTGGACGAGTTGCGCTCGCGTCTCGACGACGATGTTGCAGGCATCATGCTCACCAACCCGAACACGCTCGGCCTGTTCGAAGAGGACATCGCACAGATCGCCGGCGCGGTCCACGAGGTGGGCGGCCTTCTCTACTACGACGGCGCCAACCTCAACGCCATCCTCGGTGTCACCAGGCCCGGCGACATGGGTTTCGACATAGTGCACATGAACCTGCACAAGACCTTCGCGGTGCCCCACGGCGGGGGAGGCCCGGGCGCAGGGCCGGTGGCGGTGTCCCCGCGCCTGAGCGACTTCCTGCCCGGCCCTCTTGCGATCCGGCGCGACGACGGCACCTTCGGCTGGGACACGCCGGCCAGATCCATCGGACGCATCCACAGCTGGCATGGCAACGCGCTCGCGCTCGCGCGCGCCTGGTCGTACATCCTCGCCAATGGCGGCGACGGTCTGCGGCGCGTAGCGGAGGGCGCTGTCCTCAACGCCAACTGGCTCAGGCACCGGTTGCGCGGCGTGTACGACCTGCCCTACGACCGGCCCAACATGCACGAGTTCGTCGCTTCGACGACGTCGCTCAAGAAGCAGAAGGGTCTACGCGCCCTCGATGTGGGCAAACGGCTGCTGGAGGAAGGCTTCCACGCTCCGACCGTCTACTTCCCGCTCATCGTCGAAGAAGCACTGATGATCGAGCCGACAGAGACGGAGTCGCCTCAGACCCTCGAGGCCCTCGCCGATGCTCTCATCCGCATCGCGGCGGACCCGCCGGGGGAGGGCGCTGCGGCTCCGCGCACCACGCCTGTGGGCCGTGTCGACGAAGCACGGGCGGCGCGGACGCTGCTGCCGACCTGGGACGCCGTAGTGGAGGCCGGCTGA
- the gcvT gene encoding glycine cleavage system aminomethyltransferase GcvT: MTDAGPTLRHSPLDSVHRALGAKMVPFGGWEMPLAYSGGTIAEHTACRTDAVAFDVSHLGTVRVAGPDSRDLLQSTLTNDLAKVGPGRAQYTHLLDDADGSVLDDIIVWWLDEQTFDVMPNASNTARVRSAIGGVDVTAERAVIAVQGPNARRRLSTVTPEAAAVGRFRVAPFSWNGAECVAAGTGYTGEDGVECRIPAAVAPSFWETLLATGVLPAGLGARDTLRLEAALPLHGHELGPGITPLEAGLEWVVSWTKPEGFRGKDALERQKKAGLTRKLGGLATEGRQPPRTGAAVLHDGRQIGEVTSGNFSPVLGHGIALAFLPPDLEPGGTVEIDLRGKHVPATVVPLPFVEKKG; the protein is encoded by the coding sequence GTGACCGACGCCGGACCGACGCTTCGACATTCTCCGCTCGACTCGGTCCATCGGGCACTGGGCGCCAAGATGGTCCCGTTCGGCGGCTGGGAGATGCCCCTTGCCTATAGCGGCGGGACCATCGCCGAGCACACCGCCTGCCGTACGGACGCGGTCGCCTTCGACGTGAGCCACCTCGGCACGGTGAGGGTCGCCGGTCCGGACTCCAGGGATCTCCTTCAGTCGACGCTCACCAACGACCTCGCGAAGGTGGGTCCCGGCCGCGCCCAGTACACCCACCTGCTCGACGACGCGGACGGTTCTGTGCTCGACGACATCATCGTGTGGTGGCTCGACGAGCAGACCTTCGACGTGATGCCCAACGCCTCCAACACCGCCAGGGTCCGATCGGCGATCGGAGGTGTCGACGTGACAGCCGAACGGGCGGTGATCGCCGTCCAAGGCCCGAACGCCCGCCGGCGGCTCTCGACCGTCACACCAGAAGCCGCGGCGGTGGGGCGTTTCCGTGTGGCCCCTTTCTCCTGGAACGGCGCGGAGTGCGTCGCCGCGGGCACCGGCTACACCGGTGAGGACGGGGTCGAATGCCGGATCCCCGCGGCAGTTGCGCCATCCTTCTGGGAGACCCTCCTGGCGACCGGGGTGCTCCCCGCCGGCCTCGGAGCCAGGGACACGCTCCGGCTGGAGGCGGCCCTCCCGCTCCACGGCCACGAGCTCGGGCCCGGGATCACCCCTCTCGAGGCGGGGCTGGAATGGGTGGTGTCCTGGACCAAGCCAGAAGGGTTCCGTGGCAAGGACGCCCTCGAACGCCAGAAGAAGGCCGGGCTGACCAGGAAGCTCGGTGGGCTCGCAACCGAGGGACGGCAACCCCCGAGGACCGGGGCGGCCGTCCTTCACGACGGCCGCCAGATCGGCGAGGTCACCAGCGGCAACTTCTCGCCCGTTCTCGGGCACGGCATAGCGCTGGCGTTCCTCCCGCCAGACCTCGAGCCCGGCGGCACAGTCGAAATCGACCTTCGCGGCAAGCACGTTCCGGCGACGGTCGTACCACTCCCGTTCGTAGAGAAGAAGGGTTAG
- a CDS encoding NUDIX domain-containing protein, translating to MASGETGRPELCVGAIAVDEDQILLVRRGRGPAQGEWSVPGGRVEAGETLAEAVVRELAEETGLTGVCDALAGWVERVGDGYHYVILDFHVTIIDSSEPVAGDDAAEVLWVPLSQVTDLKLTEGLAEFLHDRGILATFS from the coding sequence ATGGCTAGTGGCGAGACGGGCCGCCCTGAGCTGTGCGTGGGCGCGATCGCCGTCGACGAAGATCAGATCCTGCTGGTCCGGCGGGGCAGAGGGCCCGCGCAAGGCGAATGGTCCGTGCCCGGCGGTCGCGTCGAGGCTGGTGAGACCCTGGCCGAGGCAGTGGTCAGGGAACTCGCCGAGGAGACCGGCCTGACAGGTGTCTGCGACGCTCTGGCCGGATGGGTGGAACGGGTCGGGGACGGCTACCACTATGTGATCCTCGACTTCCATGTCACGATCATCGACAGTTCGGAACCGGTGGCCGGTGACGACGCGGCAGAGGTCTTGTGGGTGCCTCTGTCGCAGGTAACCGATCTGAAGCTGACGGAAGGCCTGGCGGAGTTCCTCCACGACCGGGGCATCCTCGCCACGTTCAGCTAA
- a CDS encoding GNAT family N-acetyltransferase codes for MAGLWSEAVAELDGQRGGSLLAGSLTRPDLLSELERSQSDPDHLIVLGMFDEVGVGFASAVCDRERAEPVAEIEVIYVQPDARQVGVAEAMVGCVMRWAAERGCVGVDAPALPGSRSAKAFFEDNGFTARLLVMHHPLESLEEGSDG; via the coding sequence GTGGCCGGCCTCTGGTCGGAGGCGGTAGCCGAGCTCGACGGCCAGCGGGGAGGGTCCCTGCTCGCAGGCAGCCTCACCAGGCCGGATCTGCTCTCGGAACTCGAGCGGTCTCAGTCAGATCCGGACCACCTGATCGTCCTCGGCATGTTCGACGAGGTCGGTGTGGGGTTCGCATCGGCGGTCTGTGACCGCGAGCGGGCCGAGCCGGTTGCGGAGATCGAGGTCATCTACGTCCAACCCGACGCCCGGCAGGTCGGCGTGGCCGAAGCGATGGTCGGTTGCGTGATGCGCTGGGCGGCCGAGCGGGGGTGCGTCGGGGTCGACGCGCCGGCCTTGCCGGGGAGCCGTTCGGCGAAGGCATTTTTCGAGGACAACGGCTTTACCGCACGCCTACTCGTGATGCATCATCCGCTCGAGAGCTTGGAGGAAGGCTCGGATGGCTAG
- a CDS encoding tyrosine-type recombinase/integrase, translating into MAPSPANPIVARRRLNASSDVTDAVDAWLVHMGAAKPSPATLTAYRRDVQGVAGRLAILEGIGEYGDLQLPHLERSALRAAFASWASDHAAASVRRAHSAWSSFFDFLVAEGVLEGNPMAAIPKPKTPTVLPRSIRAPGAITRLIRTAAEPDPRSRNPWPARDLAVIATFCVTGIREAEACGLNVGSLVGEVGARRMEVKGKGGKARPIPVTATLDGVLEAYLRERAALFPKEDLDHPSAPLFVDVRGRRLSVDQIRYLVEKLYVRAGVRAQVPAGALVHALRHTFATSALEAGADVVELQELLGHASLETTRRYLSATAQGLRHVIQAHPAQEALRESLG; encoded by the coding sequence GTGGCTCCCTCCCCCGCCAATCCGATCGTCGCACGAAGGCGTCTCAACGCATCGTCGGACGTGACCGACGCCGTCGACGCGTGGCTGGTGCACATGGGCGCGGCCAAGCCGTCACCGGCAACGCTCACGGCCTACCGGCGCGACGTGCAGGGCGTGGCCGGGAGGCTCGCGATCCTCGAGGGCATCGGCGAGTACGGCGACTTGCAACTCCCCCACTTGGAGCGGTCGGCGCTGCGCGCGGCGTTCGCTTCATGGGCGTCGGACCACGCCGCGGCATCGGTGCGCCGGGCGCATTCTGCCTGGTCGAGCTTCTTCGACTTCCTCGTGGCGGAGGGGGTCCTGGAGGGTAACCCGATGGCGGCGATTCCGAAACCCAAGACCCCGACCGTACTGCCCCGCTCGATCCGTGCCCCGGGCGCGATAACGCGGTTGATCCGGACCGCCGCAGAACCCGATCCTCGTTCGCGCAACCCGTGGCCCGCGCGAGACCTGGCAGTGATCGCGACCTTCTGCGTGACGGGGATACGCGAGGCGGAGGCTTGCGGGCTGAACGTGGGGTCGTTGGTGGGCGAGGTCGGCGCGCGGCGGATGGAAGTGAAGGGCAAGGGCGGTAAGGCGCGGCCCATCCCGGTCACCGCGACGCTCGACGGGGTGCTGGAGGCGTACCTGCGCGAGCGGGCCGCTCTTTTCCCCAAAGAGGATCTCGACCATCCCTCGGCCCCGCTGTTCGTCGACGTACGCGGACGGCGGTTGAGCGTCGACCAGATCCGCTACCTCGTCGAGAAGCTCTACGTGCGCGCCGGTGTGCGAGCCCAGGTGCCCGCCGGCGCTCTCGTCCACGCGTTGCGTCACACCTTCGCGACCTCGGCGCTCGAAGCCGGCGCCGACGTCGTCGAACTGCAGGAGCTGCTCGGCCACGCCAGCCTCGAGACGACCCGGCGCTACCTCTCGGCGACTGCGCAGGGGTTGCGGCACGTCATCCAGGCACACCCGGCGCAGGAGGCCCTGCGCGAGTCGCTCGGCTGA
- a CDS encoding DUF4193 family protein encodes MPKDEIDDELLQESDDLPDDLDEEDLEDLDDEEPDDVIDDDDDDALVDDEEDADEDSGAEVVTKAREDDEDYDEDEDEDSDDVEASLDVILKERLVVVDDEEDDDEDELVDGEDRGDTPLRVLPKQPGEFVCQSCFLVKHPGQLADPKRMLCRDCV; translated from the coding sequence ATGCCCAAAGACGAGATCGACGACGAGCTGCTACAAGAATCCGACGACCTGCCCGATGACCTCGACGAGGAGGACCTCGAGGACCTCGACGACGAGGAACCCGACGACGTTATCGACGACGATGACGACGACGCGCTGGTCGACGACGAGGAGGACGCAGACGAGGACAGTGGCGCCGAGGTCGTCACCAAGGCCCGCGAGGACGACGAGGACTACGACGAGGACGAGGACGAGGACTCCGACGACGTGGAGGCAAGCCTCGACGTGATCTTGAAGGAGCGCCTCGTCGTGGTCGACGACGAGGAGGACGACGACGAGGACGAGCTCGTCGACGGCGAAGATCGCGGTGATACGCCCCTGCGGGTCCTGCCGAAGCAGCCGGGTGAGTTCGTCTGCCAATCCTGCTTCTTGGTGAAGCACCCCGGGCAGCTCGCCGACCCCAAGCGGATGCTCTGCCGGGACTGTGTCTAG
- a CDS encoding FAD-dependent thymidylate synthase encodes MTTIQHAPGAPPVGWATAMGYLDTGIYAVEAWTDDEAEILRRYFTNLDGPVFALVNLPEVVKGALFARYSRSAKSLRRLFLDEFVGDLDITGDQGVDATVGLARAEQLYDRVFFEYGDDSVAQLGGVHLACEQASNVLTKVLEWGRLMSYMEKSTRYVAYDSRLPNGRYRYYRDPGILESPLGARYIGDMDRLFDTYAELLPVMQGWFADRHPKTPDDSDFAWRQSVRAKAFDALRGVLPAGATSNLGIYASGQAYESLLIRMRAHPLPEARSYADLILTELRKVIPSWVKRVDVDDRGVAHSDYLESTSAAMADVVSSLFGEAGTNADPVLGGDPEVSLVDWDPEAEVKLVAAMLYPYTSLPEHKVEERVASMSNEDRARVVRSYVGERANRRHRPGRALERTGYRFDVVSDYGAFRDLQRHRLLTVEWQDLTPANGYTMPQSVVDAGASGTFAGAMERSAGLHAALAGRFGATQAAYAVALAFRIRYAMQFNAREAMHVLELRTTPQGHPEYRKVCQQMHRLIAEKAGHRVIAEMMTHVDLADYEDEGLERLQGERRAAQRRQERAGI; translated from the coding sequence GTGACCACCATCCAACACGCGCCGGGCGCGCCACCCGTAGGCTGGGCCACCGCGATGGGGTACCTGGACACCGGCATATACGCCGTCGAGGCGTGGACGGACGACGAAGCGGAGATCCTCCGCCGGTACTTCACGAACCTCGACGGACCGGTATTCGCCCTGGTCAACCTGCCCGAGGTCGTCAAGGGCGCCCTCTTCGCCAGGTACTCCCGCTCAGCGAAAAGCCTCCGCCGGCTCTTTCTCGACGAGTTCGTCGGCGACCTCGACATCACCGGCGACCAGGGCGTCGACGCGACGGTCGGGCTAGCCAGGGCGGAACAGCTCTACGACCGGGTGTTCTTCGAGTACGGAGACGACTCGGTGGCGCAGCTCGGCGGGGTGCACCTGGCGTGCGAGCAGGCGTCGAACGTGCTCACGAAGGTGCTCGAGTGGGGCCGGCTCATGTCCTACATGGAGAAGTCGACCCGCTACGTAGCCTACGACAGCCGGCTCCCGAACGGCCGGTACCGCTACTACCGAGACCCCGGGATCCTCGAATCGCCCCTCGGCGCCAGGTACATCGGCGACATGGACCGCCTGTTCGACACCTACGCCGAGCTGCTACCCGTCATGCAGGGTTGGTTCGCCGATCGACACCCGAAGACGCCCGACGACTCGGACTTTGCGTGGAGACAATCAGTCCGGGCCAAGGCCTTCGACGCGCTGCGGGGGGTCCTACCTGCCGGCGCCACGTCCAACCTCGGGATCTACGCGAGTGGCCAGGCGTACGAGTCGCTTCTGATCCGCATGAGGGCGCATCCACTGCCCGAGGCCAGGTCGTACGCCGACCTCATACTGACGGAGCTGAGAAAGGTGATCCCGTCCTGGGTGAAGAGGGTCGACGTCGACGATCGCGGTGTCGCACACTCCGACTATCTCGAGTCGACATCGGCAGCGATGGCGGATGTGGTCTCGAGTCTCTTCGGTGAGGCGGGAACCAACGCGGACCCGGTGCTAGGCGGAGACCCCGAGGTTTCTCTCGTCGACTGGGATCCCGAAGCCGAGGTGAAGCTCGTCGCGGCGATGCTCTATCCCTACACGAGCCTTCCAGAGCACAAGGTGGAGGAGCGCGTCGCCTCCATGAGCAACGAGGATCGGGCGCGGGTGGTCCGCTCGTACGTGGGGGAGCGGGCCAATCGCCGCCACCGTCCGGGCAGGGCGTTGGAGCGAACCGGGTACCGCTTCGACGTGGTATCGGACTATGGCGCCTTCCGGGACCTGCAGAGGCACCGCCTGCTAACCGTGGAGTGGCAGGACCTGACCCCCGCCAACGGCTACACCATGCCGCAATCGGTCGTGGACGCAGGCGCGTCGGGGACGTTCGCGGGTGCGATGGAGCGATCGGCCGGGCTGCACGCAGCGCTCGCCGGTCGTTTCGGGGCCACTCAGGCGGCGTACGCGGTGGCCCTGGCTTTCCGGATCCGCTACGCGATGCAGTTCAATGCCCGCGAGGCGATGCACGTCCTCGAGTTGCGCACCACCCCCCAGGGACACCCGGAGTACCGGAAAGTGTGCCAGCAGATGCACCGGTTGATCGCGGAGAAAGCCGGGCACCGGGTGATCGCAGAGATGATGACCCATGTGGACCTCGCCGACTACGAGGACGAGGGCCTCGAGAGGCTGCAAGGGGAGCGCAGGGCAGCCCAGCGCCGCCAGGAGAGAGCCGGGATCTGA
- a CDS encoding alpha/beta fold hydrolase, whose protein sequence is MALPPVLLVHGFASSYERNWREPGWVDILADEGREVIGFDLPGHGSADKPHDPEAYIGMEAAVAAALPGDGQVDAIGFSLGGQLLLRVAADQPGRFRKIVVGGVGDNIFRHDDPEAAARAIETGSVSDGDPGVAQAFAVFAKAPGNDPAALAACLRRPREPLVPDDLAGVSVPVLVVLGDRDFAGPADKLMAALPDARLAALAGADHFGTPKDFRFIEAAMDFLRD, encoded by the coding sequence ATGGCTCTTCCACCGGTGTTGCTCGTCCACGGGTTTGCGTCGTCGTACGAGCGCAACTGGCGGGAACCGGGCTGGGTGGACATCCTCGCCGACGAGGGCCGCGAGGTGATCGGGTTCGACCTTCCCGGTCACGGCAGCGCGGACAAGCCCCACGACCCCGAGGCCTACATCGGGATGGAGGCGGCGGTCGCGGCGGCTTTGCCAGGCGACGGTCAGGTCGACGCGATCGGCTTCAGCCTGGGCGGCCAGCTGCTGCTCAGGGTTGCGGCGGACCAGCCTGGCAGGTTCCGCAAGATCGTCGTCGGGGGAGTCGGCGACAACATCTTCCGCCACGACGACCCCGAAGCCGCAGCCCGGGCCATCGAGACGGGCTCGGTGTCAGATGGAGACCCGGGTGTTGCGCAAGCCTTCGCCGTCTTCGCCAAAGCCCCCGGCAACGACCCGGCAGCGCTCGCAGCCTGCCTCCGCCGCCCGCGCGAGCCTCTGGTGCCAGACGACCTCGCCGGAGTGTCGGTACCGGTCCTCGTGGTACTGGGCGATCGCGACTTCGCCGGGCCGGCGGACAAGCTGATGGCGGCGCTGCCCGACGCGCGCCTGGCCGCCCTCGCCGGCGCCGATCACTTCGGGACGCCTAAGGATTTCCGCTTCATCGAGGCGGCGATGGACTTCCTGCGCGACTAG
- a CDS encoding transglycosylase SLT domain-containing protein: MPSKFLIGPSRALGFLRKGASLLTLGVLLAAGAAAYGSGHSYVVKAGDSLWAIARANGITVNQLAAANNMRASDLLLIGRQLQIPTTGSTAGSTPAVTTASATTENPWSFCATMSSSGAPGTWGVLPDLLRQSPDRLALQPLFIKWSRHYNVSLPLLEAIAWQESGWQQGVVSSTGAIGAGQIMPGTASFISGTLIGMPMNINSVNDNIRMSAAFLAYLAGVEGNNRCATIAAYYEGPLNLGTYGIFPDTQAYVASVEALIPRFE; the protein is encoded by the coding sequence ATGCCGTCCAAATTCTTGATCGGGCCGTCCCGGGCTTTAGGTTTCTTGCGCAAGGGGGCGTCGCTGCTGACCCTCGGGGTGCTCTTGGCGGCCGGCGCCGCCGCCTACGGCAGCGGGCATTCCTACGTGGTCAAGGCCGGCGATTCGCTGTGGGCGATCGCCCGAGCCAACGGGATAACCGTCAACCAGCTGGCCGCGGCGAACAACATGAGGGCGAGCGACCTGCTCCTCATCGGTCGCCAGCTGCAGATTCCCACGACGGGTTCGACGGCCGGATCCACTCCGGCGGTTACCACCGCCTCCGCTACGACTGAGAACCCGTGGTCGTTTTGCGCCACGATGTCCTCCTCGGGCGCTCCCGGGACGTGGGGGGTCCTACCGGACCTGCTCCGGCAGTCACCTGATCGGCTGGCTCTCCAGCCGCTGTTCATCAAGTGGTCCCGCCACTACAACGTCTCCCTGCCGCTCCTCGAGGCGATCGCCTGGCAGGAATCGGGGTGGCAGCAGGGCGTCGTGTCGTCGACGGGTGCGATCGGTGCCGGCCAGATCATGCCGGGCACCGCGAGCTTCATCAGCGGCACGTTGATCGGGATGCCGATGAACATCAACTCGGTCAACGACAACATCCGGATGTCGGCTGCCTTCCTCGCCTACCTCGCCGGCGTGGAGGGGAACAACCGCTGTGCCACCATCGCCGCGTACTACGAGGGCCCGCTGAACCTCGGCACCTACGGCATCTTCCCCGATACCCAGGCCTACGTTGCGAGCGTGGAGGCGCTCATCCCGCGCTTCGAATAG